The proteins below are encoded in one region of Candidatus Bathyarchaeum sp.:
- the gltA gene encoding NADPH-dependent glutamate synthase → MDREQRKQETPMAKQDVVDRIHNFYEVALGYTEEQAQREATRCLQCPNPRCVQGCPVNIDIPAFIKEIKEGNYRASAAKLKEFNSLPAVCGRVCPQENQCQEQCVLGKMGDPISIGRLERFAADWERNAGVEIPEKQVEGATGKVAIVGSGPAGLTVAADLIKQGHEVVMFESLHYAGGVLMYGIPQFRLPKEIVQAEIDYIKKLGVDVKTNYTIGRIFTIDELFADGYDAIFIGSGAGLPNFMGIEGENLGGVYSANEYLIRINLMKGYLFPEYDTPIRIGKNVAVIGGGNVAMDAARCSLRLGAEKVYIVYRRAREQLPAREEEAENAEEEGIIFNLLTNPVKFTGDESGWVNGMECIKMELGEPDASGRRRPVAIEGSNFMMDVDTVVIAIGQTPNPLIQRTTDGLETTKWGTIVADDETAATSKEGVYAGGDVVSGAATVISAMGAGRKAAKSIHEYIQKKKTGQ, encoded by the coding sequence AGGTTACACCGAAGAGCAAGCCCAACGGGAAGCAACTCGTTGTTTGCAGTGTCCTAATCCTCGTTGTGTCCAGGGCTGTCCAGTAAACATTGACATTCCAGCCTTCATCAAAGAAATCAAAGAAGGTAACTATCGTGCTTCTGCTGCTAAACTTAAAGAGTTTAACAGTTTGCCTGCAGTTTGTGGGCGTGTTTGTCCTCAAGAAAACCAATGCCAAGAACAATGTGTTCTAGGCAAGATGGGTGACCCAATCTCTATCGGGCGTTTAGAGCGCTTTGCTGCCGACTGGGAACGAAACGCAGGTGTAGAAATCCCAGAAAAACAAGTTGAAGGCGCTACCGGCAAAGTCGCCATTGTTGGTTCGGGCCCTGCTGGTTTGACTGTTGCAGCTGACCTTATCAAACAAGGTCATGAGGTTGTAATGTTTGAGTCTTTGCACTATGCTGGTGGAGTTTTGATGTATGGTATTCCACAGTTCCGTTTGCCCAAAGAAATCGTGCAAGCAGAAATTGATTACATCAAAAAACTCGGCGTAGACGTAAAGACCAACTACACCATCGGACGAATCTTCACCATCGACGAACTATTTGCTGATGGATATGACGCCATCTTCATTGGTAGCGGTGCTGGTTTGCCTAATTTTATGGGAATTGAAGGCGAAAACTTGGGTGGAGTTTACTCTGCTAACGAGTACTTGATTCGAATTAACTTGATGAAAGGTTACCTGTTCCCAGAATACGACACTCCTATTCGTATCGGCAAAAACGTTGCAGTTATCGGCGGAGGAAACGTCGCCATGGACGCTGCCCGATGCAGTTTAAGGCTCGGTGCAGAAAAAGTCTACATCGTTTACCGACGTGCCCGTGAGCAGCTTCCTGCCCGAGAAGAAGAAGCCGAAAACGCAGAAGAAGAAGGCATCATCTTCAACCTGCTAACTAACCCAGTCAAATTCACTGGAGACGAAAGCGGTTGGGTCAACGGCATGGAATGCATCAAAATGGAACTAGGCGAACCCGACGCATCCGGCAGACGACGACCCGTAGCAATTGAAGGTTCTAACTTCATGATGGACGTGGACACAGTAGTTATCGCCATTGGTCAAACACCAAACCCGCTGATTCAACGAACCACCGACGGTCTAGAAACCACCAAATGGGGAACTATCGTAGCAGATGACGAAACCGCTGCAACCAGCAAAGAAGGCGTCTACGCAGGCGGAGACGTAGTCAGCGGCGCAGCAACAGTAATCAGCGCCATGGGTGCAGGCAGAAAAGCCGCAAAAAGCATCCACGAATACATCCAGAAAAAGAAAACTGGACAATAA
- a CDS encoding sulfite exporter TauE/SafE family protein: protein MSIELIYVFLVVPAFLTAMIDIVFGMGFGLTLTPILLLLGFPAHEIVPALLFSSLMGNIFSSIFNHKFKNVDFSLCSKHFNMSIVIGALGIVGSIIGASVSIGISNFYLGLYIGILIVGLGLFLLLNKKLKATFSWIKLIFLSLFGSFNKGISGSGFGPVVTTGMIIMDVDEKAAVSIQTFSELFVSISGFLTFVLAGSQISWSLVLPLSIGVVISTPLAAFVVHKFESKKLRAAIAMATVVLGIVTLLSVFWK, encoded by the coding sequence ATGAGTATTGAATTAATCTACGTTTTTTTGGTTGTTCCTGCGTTTTTAACGGCAATGATTGACATAGTCTTTGGCATGGGTTTTGGTCTTACCCTAACGCCAATTCTGTTGTTACTGGGTTTTCCTGCACATGAGATTGTTCCGGCTTTGTTGTTTAGCTCACTTATGGGAAACATATTCAGTTCAATCTTTAACCACAAATTCAAAAACGTAGATTTCAGCCTATGCAGCAAGCACTTTAACATGTCAATTGTGATTGGAGCCCTTGGCATTGTAGGAAGTATCATTGGTGCCTCGGTCTCCATTGGCATATCCAATTTCTATTTAGGACTGTACATTGGCATCTTAATCGTGGGTTTGGGACTGTTTCTTTTACTTAACAAAAAACTGAAAGCAACATTTTCGTGGATAAAACTAATTTTCTTAAGCTTGTTTGGCTCCTTCAACAAAGGCATAAGCGGAAGCGGATTTGGACCCGTAGTAACTACAGGCATGATAATAATGGATGTAGATGAAAAGGCCGCAGTTTCAATACAAACTTTTTCAGAACTTTTCGTTAGCATAAGCGGATTTCTAACCTTCGTACTGGCAGGAAGCCAAATTTCATGGAGCCTAGTTTTGCCTTTGTCAATAGGCGTCGTTATTTCAACTCCCCTAGCCGCGTTTGTGGTTCACAAGTTCGAGAGCAAAAAACTAAGAGCTGCAATCGCAATGGCAACAGTCGTGCTAGGCATAGTTACCTTACTAAGCGTATTTTGGAAATAG
- a CDS encoding YeeE/YedE thiosulfate transporter family protein, with the protein MNKTNLIVLFGGILFGFGLAYSGMTQQEIVLSFLQLKDLGLIFVLGGAALVTAVAINVLARFVKKPPFGEEYKPRTRILSWTTIVGAIIFGVGWGISGQCPGSAMASLGTGNYPILIGIVAMFIGAYLRGLLDS; encoded by the coding sequence ATGAATAAAACAAACCTGATTGTGCTTTTTGGCGGAATCTTGTTTGGCTTTGGTTTAGCCTACAGCGGAATGACACAACAAGAAATCGTTCTTAGTTTTCTACAACTAAAAGACCTAGGATTAATTTTCGTGTTAGGAGGTGCAGCTTTAGTTACCGCTGTTGCCATTAATGTTTTAGCAAGATTTGTAAAAAAACCTCCTTTTGGAGAAGAATATAAACCCAGAACTAGGATTTTATCGTGGACAACAATTGTTGGAGCAATAATTTTTGGCGTAGGCTGGGGGATTTCTGGTCAATGTCCCGGGTCAGCCATGGCAAGTCTTGGAACAGGTAATTACCCAATACTGATTGGAATTGTTGCCATGTTTATTGGGGCTTATTTGAGAGGACTTTTGGATTCGTAA